In Rhodothermales bacterium, the genomic stretch GCTCCCCGGAATCGATGCCGTCGGCTACACGCCATCGGGCATCCAGCGAGCGAATCCGCAGCCCCATCGCGCAGAAAAACACGTCGGGCTCGTCCAACCTTTCCGTCAGACGCACGATATCTGCGCTGATGTTTACCGTGAAGCGCCAGCCACCATCGGTTGCGGCGCCAACGCGGCCGTACGGCAACGGAGTCGTCACCCCACGATCCAGCGTGCAGTCGCGCCCACCGACATCGTACGTGACGGCGATCTGCCAGGGCGAGACAGCTCCGGGTATCAAGATGTCCTGCAAAATCGTGATGCTGTCCGGCAACACCCGCAAATCAATCGGCTCGGGGACGATGTTCGACAGGTTGGGGACGGTCGTCTCGGCCCAGGCGATGACGCCATCCGACCGGTGCACCTCGAGTCGGTAGGTATGCCCGGGCTCAACAACAAACGTCGCCCGGAAAATGTGCGCGAACAGGCCGTCGTCGAGCTGTTCGAGCGAATGGATCCACTCGATGGTCGTGTCTGCCTCGGGCGTGGCATCGAGGTCCCGCGAAAAAACGATGGCGTCGAGATCGGCCTGGGGGTTGAGCGGACTCGTGATCCGCTCGGGAAAGCGGGTGATGGGAATCACGCGGACCTCATGAGGGACGAGCACTTGCGTGTTTTTTCCCTCATCCAGAAAGCCGTAGATCGTGTAGTACCGCTGGTCATTATCGAATGGATCGATAAACGAATCCTCACACCCGGCGGCCAGGCCGGCCACTGTACTGGCCACGACGCCGGCCATCGCCAGCATCACCACTCGAGCCGGGATGGCCTGGATGTTTCGCACACGCTCTACGGGTTAATATCTACGATGCCAACAGCACGGCGAACTCCCCTACGTCGATCTACGGCCGGACTCGCCCGCGGTGCCGCCTGTCTCCAAGGATACACTGCAACCACGATGCACGCCAACGGCGCGGAATAACTACCCCGCCGGCGCCGGCGATCAGGCCGGCCAGCTTCCGCCGGGGCCCATACAGGTCGTCGCGCCACAACGCGCGCGCAAAACGCCATAACGGCATCACCTCGGCGCCATCGACCAGCAGCGCCCGCCAGCGGAGATGCTCCACGGCGTTGATGTGCGCCTCACGCAACAAGGGCGCGCTACCCGGACGGTGTTCCGCCAGCCAGGCGTTCGCCAGCCGATGAATCCGCGCCAGCCCCTCGAGGTGCCGAGCGGATTGTTCCGCCGAAAAAGACAGCGACCCTGTCAGATTGCCGCCGTGTAGCCGATAGATGGCCAACACATCGGGCGTCGACGCCACTTCCGCCAGCAGCGGCGCCAGCATCAACAGATAGCCGTCCGCCACGCTGCGCAAGTCAGGCTCGGGCAACGGAAATAGCTGTGCGGCTACTTCCCGGCGCAACGTCATCCCGCTCGCCGGCGCGCTGCGCCACCGCCCACCGCGGCGCACGATATCCGCCGCGATCCATCCGTCGCTGGCGGGGCCGGACGGATCGATCCGGCGGAGTTCACGCCCCGCGGCATCGACGACGCGCATGCCGTGCACCAGCAGGCCGGCCGCCGGCCGGGCACGCGCGAGCACAACAATCAGCTCCACCTTGCCGGGTAAAAACGCATCGTCGGCATCGAGTAGACACACCAGCTCCCCCCGCGATTCTCGAAACGCCGCGTTCAACGCCGACGCCACCCCCCCGTTCGATTTTGTCAGCACCCGCACCCGTGCATCCCGCGCCGCAAACGACCGCGCCACCGCCACCGACTCATCCGTCGACCCGTCGTCGCACACGATCACCTCGAGCGCGGCATACGATTGGCCGAGCACACTCTCGATCGCCTCGGGCAGATACCGGGCGTAGTTGTAATTGGCTACCAGCACCGACACCAGCGGTTCGGCCGACAGAGGGCCTATGGGGAGAGGGTTAAGCATCGGGTTGGGGTACACGTTGCGCGTCAACCGTTAAACATCGAACCTTGAACCTTTAGCCCCTCCCGTATCGAGGCCGCGATGCCCTGAAAATGCCACCGCCCGTACCGGCCGATCATCGTGATGCCGGCGTCCTCCAGCGTGCGCAATGTCCGCTCCCGCCAGGTCGATCCCGGCCATTGCCACGTGTACGCGACCTCTATCCACGTCGTGTCTACCGCCTCCACGGCCCCGATGTAGCCCCAATCCGTGAGCTCATCGATAGCCGCCCGGATATAGTGCGCCACCGCCGCCTCATCCGGGCGCTCGTCCGGGAGGAAGGCGCGCTCCACATATAAACTGGCATGGGTGCCCTGGTTTCGGACGGACGCTGGCAGAAAATGAGCATCCACCTGATCGTAAAACCCGACACGATGGAAACCGGATGCGCTTTTCGGGACGTACACCCAGTGGTCCGTTGGCATCCGGGGGCCTCGACGGGCGCCGATATTCAGGACGAGCACGGACGTGTAGGGGTCTGGCCGCTCCTGAACCGGCACGCCGGCCATCGCGGCCATCTGGTTCAGGGGGATCGTCGCCAGCACACGCTCATAGCCGCGCGTGCTACCGTCGGAAAAATAGAGCAGGCGCCCCGCCGTATCGACGCTCGTAAGTTGCATCCCATACCGCACGTCGCAGCCGGCGGCCATGCCATTCGCCAGTCGATCAAGTCCGTTTTCCGGGTAGATAAACTCGGCGTTATACCCCGTCGCCGGCGCCGGCCCGGCCGCGCCCAGACGTAGGAGCGCCGGGTCGATGGGCGTCTTGTAGCTGTCCTGTGGGGCGATATGACGCCACAATCCAGCCGTGTACGCCTCCTGAAACGGCGCAAAAAAGAGCCGGTTGAGCGTCGGACCGAAGCCGGCCACCCAGTCGGCCATCGTCACCCGATCTCCGGCCGCTACCACCTCCTCCAGCTCGCGCAGGGCCGCACAGGCGTCGGCCTCGGGGAGATGGTGGAGGTGATACTGGAGCGGATACGGCACGAGGCGATCGATCTCGGGCAGATACACGGACGACCGGCGCGCGTACCGCCGTACAGGCGCGAACCGCTCGATAAAAGCAACCACCTCCGCATCTCCCCCAAAAATCCAGTGCCCACCGCCGAACTCGAACCGATACGCCTCGCCGTCTCCCGGCGCCGCGAGGAGCCGCGTCGGATCCCCGGGGCGCAGATAATACGAGGCGCAGATGCCGCCCGGCGCGCTGGCGGCTTCGAGGACCGGGTAACCGGTGTGGAGGCCGGCCGAAAGACCCGTCATGCCGGCGCCGATGATATAACGATCGGCGTTCAGAAACGATCGGAATTTCATGAATCGCGAGTTTGGTTCTCGTACCTGGCATTAACAATCTGCACATTCCTTTTTCTCGTCATCCCCAACTTGATTGGGGATCCATGCGAGGCTGGATAGTTGTATGGATCCCCGCTTACGCGGGGACGACGGGTAGGGGGAGAGCAACTAACCATTGTTTCTCATTTTAGGGTAAACCAATCGGATACGTCGAGGCCTATGCGCTCCATGAGCCGGTCGGCATCCGCGCGGTAGCCAGCGAGCAACTCGGCGCGCACCTCCGCCGGCATCGGCGGACGATCCAACATCATCTGCTGGAGACCCGTCTGCAGCCGGCCCCGCAGCGCCAGGGGCACCATTGCCCGGCCCAGACGCCGCAATGGCGAGGGGCCGGCAAGCAGCCGGTACAGCCAGGTGATTTTCGGGATGCCCGACCGGTTGGGCCGGCGGGACACGTCCGGCTCAAATTCGGCATCGATCCCCAAAAACCGACTCACCTCCGCCACCAACGCTACAGGATCGCGTTGGAACGCCTCGTACCGCAACACCAGTAGTTGCTCTGGCGAAAACAACCGGTAATACCGCTCGAGCTGCTCTCCGTAAAACCCCATCGCCCGGTAATGCCACAGGTGCTCCCAGCCGGCCGCGATGCGCTCTGCTTCACGGGCCAGGCCTTCTTCGAATGAGGTGGCCGGCTCCCGCCCGTCCCGCACAAGGTGCAGATAAGCCGCGTACGCCCGGTCGGCCGGATTGCGGAGCAACACGATCAACTTCACCCCCGGCAACCGCCGCGCGATGCGCTCCGGCGCGGAGGGGTCATACAGATAGAGGGGCGAACACTCGCCGGCCTGCCGGACCACGCCGGCGTCCGCAAAAAGCGCCGTGTAGGCGTCCCACGTCGTCACGGCCTTCCGGTTCACCGCCGCGTCGTCACCCGGCCCCGAAAATCGGGCAGACCCGCCTTCCAGCGCAAAAAAGTTCGTCTCGCGAAGCCGCGGGAAAAATACGTCCGGGTGCTGGCCCAGATAGTGATGCAACGCTGTCGTCCCCGCCTTGGCGGCGCCAAGGATCAGAAAATCAGGCGTACGGATGGGCATCGGGGCGGCGGCCATCGGGGAAAGAGGCGGCATGATGTTGGATACCGGGCGGCATGCAGCCGGCAAGCCGGTCGCGTACATGCAAACGCCGGCTTCGTTCCGGAACGAAAAAAGGGAGATCAAGGTCTAGTCAGGCACTTCACCTCCAGCAGTGGTAATAGCTACATGCAAAGGCACCGGCCTGGGGCTGCGCACGGATTGATCTTCGCTCTTCTGGGCGTATTCCTCGCCTCTCCCCTCCTCGCCCAGGATACCGACTTCGAGCCCGGCTGGCTCGTCGCCGGCCAGCCGTACGCCAAACTGGGCGTCATGGAAGATGGTATCCACCGATTCTCGCTGGCCGACCTCGCCGCAGCCGGCATCCCGACCACCGGCATCGATCCCGAAACCCTCTCCCTGCTCGAAAACGGACGCGCCATCCCCCTCCACGCGGCTGACGGCGCCTTTTATTTCGTCGGCCGGCGCAACACGGGCCACGACGAGGCCTGGGCCTACGACAACGACGCCGACCGGCTCCGCAGCAGCGCCTACAATAGTCTGTATTCGGATACGACGCAGTACTGGCTCACCTGGGGCGCCACGCCCGGCCTACGGTATGCGCAAATCCTTCCCGACCGATATTCCGGATCGCTGAACGGCGCAACCGACCGCGACACCCTCCACCTCGAGGCCGACCGGGTCTATTATTTTGGGGATTCCGACGACGCCGCCCAGCCGCAGTACACGCGTGGCGAAGGGTATTACGACCGTCTCTACGCCCACACCGGCTCGGAGTCCATCTCCCAGACCTATCCCCTGGCGCTCGATGCCTTCGCAAGCACGACAGACTCCCTCATCGTCACCGTCCGCCTCAGTGGCAGCTCCCTCCCGCGCCATCGCGTCACCCTCACCCTCCAGACTAACGGCGTCCCGATCGGTTGCGCGACCTGTACCGACGAAGTCGATTGGTCCGGCTACGACTTCCGGACCCTTCGTGTCGCCATCCCCCAGAATACCGCCGCCGGCGCGCTGAGCGTGGCTGTCGCCTCCCACAACGAGTTCAACAGCATCCCCAATAGGGTGCTCGTCGACTA encodes the following:
- a CDS encoding sulfotransferase, coding for MPPLSPMAAAPMPIRTPDFLILGAAKAGTTALHHYLGQHPDVFFPRLRETNFFALEGGSARFSGPGDDAAVNRKAVTTWDAYTALFADAGVVRQAGECSPLYLYDPSAPERIARRLPGVKLIVLLRNPADRAYAAYLHLVRDGREPATSFEEGLAREAERIAAGWEHLWHYRAMGFYGEQLERYYRLFSPEQLLVLRYEAFQRDPVALVAEVSRFLGIDAEFEPDVSRRPNRSGIPKITWLYRLLAGPSPLRRLGRAMVPLALRGRLQTGLQQMMLDRPPMPAEVRAELLAGYRADADRLMERIGLDVSDWFTLK
- a CDS encoding glycosyltransferase, which codes for MLNPLPIGPLSAEPLVSVLVANYNYARYLPEAIESVLGQSYAALEVIVCDDGSTDESVAVARSFAARDARVRVLTKSNGGVASALNAAFRESRGELVCLLDADDAFLPGKVELIVVLARARPAAGLLVHGMRVVDAAGRELRRIDPSGPASDGWIAADIVRRGGRWRSAPASGMTLRREVAAQLFPLPEPDLRSVADGYLLMLAPLLAEVASTPDVLAIYRLHGGNLTGSLSFSAEQSARHLEGLARIHRLANAWLAEHRPGSAPLLREAHINAVEHLRWRALLVDGAEVMPLWRFARALWRDDLYGPRRKLAGLIAGAGGVVIPRRWRASWLQCILGDRRHRGRVRP